A genomic region of Haliaeetus albicilla chromosome 8, bHalAlb1.1, whole genome shotgun sequence contains the following coding sequences:
- the LOC138686463 gene encoding uncharacterized protein, protein MGSRGSAMYEGECVSERASDGSPFLQAAEAAVTDGGASRDCVQSSAPTASGKELLQRVEENHQELHSAIQQLNTKEEKPCALLAAWLKEDEQENEALRQEVRHLEEALEEEEACHYQRKKEAETPETVLLEVVEAQLERDVLARRRGFCCWLQTLLLLLVGLELVVGFAVAAAVLHASCYHPGLFCRLLPPVLPEEAYADLAYALGKILPAVSEGRLPF, encoded by the exons ATGGGAAGCAGGGGCAGCGCCATGTACGAGGGGGAGTGTGTCAGTGAGAGGGCATCTGACGGTTCCCCattcctgcaggcagcagaggctgcGGTGACTGATGGAGGAGCCAGCAGGGATTGTGTGCAGAGCTCCGCACCGACAGCAAGTGGTAAGGAGCTGCTGCAGCGTGTG GAGGAGAACCATCAGGAGCTGCACAGCGCCATACAGCAGCTCAACACTAAG gaggaaaagccctgtgccctgctggcagcctggctcAAGGAGGATGAGCAGGAGAATGAG gcGCTGCGTCAGGAAGTAAGACACCTGGAAGAGgcactggaggaggaagaggcctG CCACtatcagaggaagaaggaggcagAGACGCCGGagactgtgctgctggaggtggtggAAGCACAGCTG gagagggatgTGCTGGCGAGGAGACGTGGCTTCTGTTGCTGGCTGCA GACACTCCTCCTGCTCTTGGTCGGCCTGGAGCTGGTTGTCGGCTTCGCAGTGGCTGCCGCCGTGCTTCACGCCTCATGCTACCACCCTGGGCTCTTCTGCCGCCTGCTGCCGCCTGTGCTGCCTGAGGAGGCCTACGCCGATCTGGCATATGCACTGGGAAAGATCCTCCCAGCGGTCAGTGAGGGGCGGCTGCCTTTTTGA
- the LOC138686464 gene encoding uncharacterized protein — protein sequence MGSRGSAMYEGECVSERASDGSPFLQAAEAAVTDGGASRDCVQSSAPTASGEELLQRVEENHQELHSAIQQLNTKEEKPCALLAAWLKEDEQENEALRQEVRHLEEALEEEEACHYQRKKEAETPETVLLEVVEAQLERDVLARRRGFCCWLQTLLLLLVGLELVVGFAVAAAVLHASCYHPGLFCRLLPPVLPEEAYADLAYALGKILPAVSEGRLPF from the exons ATGGGAAGCAGGGGCAGCGCCATGTACGAGGGGGAGTGTGTCAGTGAGAGGGCATCTGACGGTTCCCCattcctgcaggcagcagaggctgcGGTGACTGATGGAGGAGCCAGCAGGGATTGTGTGCAGAGCTCCGCACCGACAGCAAGTGgtgaggagctgctgcagcgTGTG GAGGAGAACCATCAGGAGCTGCACAGCGCCATACAGCAGCTCAACACTAAG gaggaaaagccctgtgccctgctggcagcctggctcAAGGAGGATGAGCAGGAGAATGAG gcGCTGCGTCAGGAAGTAAGACACCTGGAAGAGgcactggaggaggaagaggcctG CCACtatcagaggaagaaggaggcagAGACGCCGGagactgtgctgctggaggtggtggAAGCACAGCTG gagagggatgTGCTGGCGAGGAGACGTGGCTTCTGTTGCTGGCTGCA GACACTCCTCCTGCTCTTGGTCGGCCTGGAGCTGGTTGTCGGCTTCGCAGTGGCTGCCGCCGTGCTTCACGCCTCATGCTACCACCCTGGGCTCTTCTGCCGCCTGCTGCCGCCTGTGCTGCCTGAGGAGGCCTACGCCGATCTGGCATATGCACTGGGAAAGATCCTCCCAGCGGTCAGTGAGGGGCGGCTGCCTTTTTGA